In one window of Bacteroidota bacterium DNA:
- a CDS encoding HD domain-containing protein: MSDTPLPHEAVLRTVGAVADRLKIEAYAVGGAVRDAFLGRPTTDLDFVSIGNGSGITLAKAVGKKMGGRTVHVYENFGTAAIRLPESEGSLVLEFVGARKESYRAESRKPLVEDGTLEEDQARRDFTVNALALALGAERFGNVLDPFGGMIDLVGKKLRTPLDPHVTFEDDPLRMLRAARFAAQLGFDLDIDAERAMRDRAPRLAIVSAERIVDELNKILLSPKPSVGLEILYQARLLEHFLPELPALAGVETVGGQSHKDNFFHTLEVVDNLAAMTAERDDERVLWLRWAALLHDHAKPETKRFSKASGWTFHGHEDRGARNVPTLFRRLKLPLDERMIYVRDLVALHHRPVALVDDAVTDSAVRRLLFDAGDRIDDLMLLVRADITSKNPSRVRRYLAAFDRVEAKFAEVEEKDRLRHFEPPVDGHEIMETLGVREGVAVGIVKEWIREAILEGEIPNEHDPAFAFMMAKKDEALRRAALFDEVVPTLEGPERAATGAIKEAVFWSDVPAEHAEAVAYLRGIASAAQPDSASPA; this comes from the coding sequence ATGAGCGATACCCCTCTTCCGCACGAGGCCGTGCTCCGCACTGTCGGGGCCGTCGCCGACAGGCTCAAGATCGAGGCGTACGCCGTCGGCGGGGCCGTCCGCGACGCCTTCCTCGGGCGTCCAACGACCGATCTCGACTTCGTCTCTATCGGCAACGGCAGCGGGATCACGCTGGCGAAGGCGGTGGGGAAGAAGATGGGCGGACGCACGGTGCATGTGTACGAAAACTTCGGGACGGCCGCGATCCGCCTGCCCGAGTCGGAAGGCAGCTTGGTGCTGGAGTTCGTCGGGGCGCGCAAAGAGAGCTACCGCGCCGAGAGCCGCAAGCCACTCGTCGAGGACGGCACCCTGGAGGAGGACCAGGCCCGGCGCGACTTCACGGTCAACGCCCTCGCCCTCGCGCTGGGGGCCGAGCGCTTCGGCAACGTCCTCGACCCCTTCGGCGGCATGATCGACCTCGTCGGCAAGAAGCTCCGCACGCCGCTCGACCCGCACGTCACCTTCGAGGACGACCCGCTGCGGATGCTCCGCGCCGCCCGCTTCGCCGCCCAACTCGGCTTCGACCTCGACATCGACGCCGAGCGCGCGATGCGGGACCGGGCCCCGCGCCTCGCGATCGTCAGCGCCGAGCGGATCGTGGACGAGCTGAACAAAATCCTCCTCTCGCCCAAGCCGTCGGTCGGGCTGGAGATTCTGTACCAGGCCCGGCTGCTGGAGCACTTCCTGCCCGAGCTTCCAGCGCTCGCGGGGGTCGAGACCGTCGGCGGGCAGAGCCACAAGGACAACTTCTTCCACACCCTCGAGGTGGTCGACAACCTCGCCGCGATGACCGCCGAGCGCGACGACGAGCGCGTGCTGTGGCTCCGGTGGGCGGCGCTCCTCCACGACCACGCCAAGCCCGAGACCAAGCGCTTCTCGAAGGCCTCGGGCTGGACCTTCCACGGCCACGAGGACCGCGGTGCGCGCAACGTCCCGACCCTCTTCCGCCGCCTCAAGCTCCCGCTCGACGAGCGGATGATCTATGTCCGCGACCTCGTCGCGCTCCACCACCGCCCCGTCGCGCTCGTCGACGACGCCGTCACCGACTCCGCCGTGCGCCGCCTCCTCTTCGACGCCGGCGACCGGATCGACGACCTGATGCTGCTCGTCCGCGCCGACATCACGAGTAAGAACCCGAGCCGCGTCCGCCGCTACCTCGCCGCCTTCGACAGGGTCGAGGCCAAGTTCGCCGAGGTCGAGGAGAAGGACCGGCTGCGCCACTTCGAGCCGCCGGTGGACGGGCACGAGATCATGGAGACGCTCGGCGTGCGCGAGGGCGTCGCCGTCGGGATCGTCAAGGAGTGGATCCGCGAGGCGATCCTGGAGGGCGAGATCCCGAACGAGCACGACCCCGCCTTCGCGTTCATGATGGCGAAGAAGGACGAGGCGCTCCGCCGGGCCGCCCTCTTCGACGAGGTTGTCCCGACGCTGGAAGGACCGGAGCGCGCCGCCACCGGGGCCATCAAAGAGGCCGTATTCTGGAGCGACGTCCCGGCCGAGCACGCCGAAGCGGTCGCCTACCTGCGGGGCATCGCGAGCGCGGCCCAGCCGGACAGTGCATCGCCCGCGTAG